A region from the Deltaproteobacteria bacterium genome encodes:
- a CDS encoding mandelate racemase/muconate lactonizing enzyme family protein, which yields MRNRRSANSIRNPQSPIRNMKITAVQATPLAIPLRHETPESPWSTGLGRQIIIQVFTDAGVVGLGEAFAYGVPHAVCAVIEDLTPMLIGADPTQPEVVMDRLSQAASLYGRRGIGLFALSGIDIALWDILGKVKKQPLYRLLGGTEARLLPTYVSLLRYHNPPEVAQVVARCLEAGFHAIKLHQIDVKSVEIARRVAGNDVELMLDVNCPWNKEDALAFARAVAPYRPAWLEEPVWPPDDYLSLAYVRQGAGMPIASGENEGTVYGFQSLFMREAADIVQPSVTKVGGISEWKKIAELAVRHGTQVAAHSFYFGPGFVATLHLMAALPGCTYVEVAGCTLEAPLFQEPFTFRDGNIAVPEGPGLGVTLNTEVFGRYPYTSTGQSLNVRG from the coding sequence ATGCGGAATAGAAGGTCCGCAAATTCAATCCGCAATCCACAATCACCAATCCGCAATATGAAGATCACCGCTGTCCAAGCTACTCCACTGGCTATTCCGTTACGACACGAGACCCCTGAGTCGCCGTGGTCTACCGGACTGGGCCGACAAATCATCATTCAGGTTTTTACTGACGCTGGTGTCGTCGGTCTTGGCGAGGCATTCGCGTATGGCGTACCGCACGCCGTCTGCGCCGTCATTGAAGACCTCACACCGATGTTGATCGGTGCGGACCCGACACAGCCGGAAGTGGTGATGGATCGCTTAAGTCAGGCGGCTTCGTTATACGGACGACGTGGTATTGGCTTGTTTGCACTCAGCGGCATCGACATCGCATTGTGGGACATTCTCGGCAAGGTTAAGAAACAGCCATTGTATCGCCTGCTCGGCGGCACTGAAGCGCGATTGTTACCGACCTATGTCAGCCTGCTTCGGTATCACAATCCACCAGAAGTTGCCCAAGTTGTCGCGCGCTGTTTAGAGGCAGGCTTTCACGCCATCAAATTACACCAGATCGATGTCAAGTCGGTAGAGATTGCGCGACGTGTGGCCGGAAACGATGTCGAGTTGATGCTCGATGTCAATTGTCCGTGGAATAAAGAAGATGCGTTAGCGTTCGCTCGTGCCGTCGCACCGTATCGGCCTGCATGGCTTGAGGAACCCGTATGGCCACCCGATGATTACTTGAGCCTTGCGTATGTCCGGCAAGGTGCGGGAATGCCGATCGCCAGCGGTGAAAATGAAGGAACCGTGTACGGATTCCAGAGTCTCTTCATGCGCGAAGCAGCAGATATCGTACAGCCGAGTGTCACCAAGGTGGGCGGGATCAGTGAATGGAAGAAGATAGCCGAACTGGCAGTGAGGCACGGAACGCAAGTCGCCGCGCACTCGTTCTATTTTGGCCCTGGTTTTGTTGCGACATTACATCTCATGGCTGCGCTGCCCGGCTGTACGTACGTCGAGGTTGCCGGTTGCACGCTAGAAGCTCCACTGTTCCAGGAACCCTTCACTTTTCGTGATGGAAACATCGCCGTCCCTGAAGGTCCAGGATTAGGCGTCACATTGAATACCGAAGTCTTCGGCCGTTATCCGTACACATCTACAGGGCAGAGTTTGAACGTGCGTGGGTAG